In Phyllopteryx taeniolatus isolate TA_2022b chromosome 13, UOR_Ptae_1.2, whole genome shotgun sequence, the following are encoded in one genomic region:
- the LOC133488235 gene encoding uncharacterized protein LOC133488235 has product MTGKSRELVDMMIRRKVDVLCVQETRWKGSKARSLGAGFKLFYHGVDGKRNGVGVILKEELAKNVLEVKRVSDRVMRLKFEIEGVMCNVISGYAPQVGCDLEVKEKFWKELDDVVLSIPDRERVVIGADCNGHVGEGNKGDEEVMGKYGIQERNLEGQMVVDFATRMQMAVVNTFFQKRHEHRVTYKSGGRSTQVDYILCRRCNLKEVTNCKVVVGESVARQHRMVVCKMTLVVGRKIRKTKAEKRTMWWKLRQDECCAAFREEVIQALGGRKELPEDWTTAAKVIREAGRRVLGVSSGRKGEKETWWWNLTVQEIIQGKRLAKKKWDTERTEERRKEYIEMRHRAKVEVAKAKQEAYDDMYGRLDTKEGEKDLYRLARQRDRDGKDVQQVRVIKDRDGNMLTGASSVLGRWKEYFEELMNEENDREGRVEEASVVDQEVAMISKGEVRKALKRMKNGKAVGPDDIPVEVWKHLGEVAVEFLTSLFNRILVREKMPEEWRKSVLVPIFKNKGDVQSCGNYRGIKLMSHTMKLWERVVEARLRTEVSICEQQYGFMPRKSTTDALFALRMLMEKYREGQKELHCVFVTLEKAYDRVPREELWYCMRKSGVAEKYVRIIQDMYEGSRTAVRCAVGVTEEFKVDVGLHQGSALSPFLFAVVMDRLTDEVRLESPWTMMFADDIVICSESREQLEEQLERWRHALERRGMKISRSKTEYMCMNERGGGGRMRLQGEEMAKVEDFKYLGSTVQGNGECGQEVKSVKYFGWA; this is encoded by the coding sequence atgacaggaaaatctcgggagttggttgacatgatgattaggagaaaggttgatgtattgtgtgtccaggagaccaggtggaaaggcagtaaggctagaagtttaggggcagggtttaaattattttaccatggtgtagatgggaagagaaatggcgtcggggttattttaaaagaagagttggctaagaatgtcttggaggtgaaaagagtatcagatcgagtgatgaggctgaaatttgaaattgagggtgttatgtgtaatgtgattagtggctatgccccacaggtaggatgtgacctagaggtgaaagagaaattctggaaggagctagatgatgtagttctgagcatcccagacagagagagagtcgtaattggtgcagattgtaatggacatgttggtgaaggtaataagggtgatgaagaagtgatgggtaagtacggtatccaggaaaggaacttggagggacagatggtggtagactttgcaacaaggatgcaaatggctgtagtgaacacttttttccagaagaggcacgaacatagggtgacctacaagagcggaggtagaagcacacaggtggattacatcttgtgcagacgatgtaatctgaaggaggttaccaactgtaaggtagtggtaggggagagtgtggctagacagcataggatggtggtgtgtaagatgactctggtggtggggaggaaaattaggaagacaaaggcagagaagagaaccatgtggtggaagctgagacaggacgagtgttgtgcagcttttcgggaagaggtgatacaggctctcggtggacggaaagagcttccagaagactggaccactgcagccaaggtgatcagagaagcaggcaggagagtacttggtgtatcttctggcaggaaaggagagaaggagacttggtggtggaacctcacagtacaggaaatcatacaaggaaaacggttagctaagaagaagtgggacactgagaggaccgaggagaggcgaaaggaatacattgagatgcgacacagggcaaaggtagaggtggcaaaggcaaaacaagaggcatatgatgacatgtatggcaggttggacactaaagaaggagaaaaggatctatacaggctggccagacagagggatagagatgggaaggatgtgcagcaggttagggtgattaaggatagagatggaaatatgttgactggtgccagcagtgtgctaggtagatggaaagaatacttcgaggagttgatgaatgaggaaaatgatagagaagggagagtagaagaggcaagtgtggtggaccaggaagtggcaatgattagtaagggggaagttagaaaggcattaaagagaatgaaaaatggaaaggcagttggtcctgatgacattcctgtggaggtatggaagcatctaggagaggtggctgtggagtttttgaccagcttgttcaatagaattctagtgcgtgagaagatgcctgaggaatggaggaaaagtgtactggtgcccatttttaagaacaaaggtgatgtgcagagctgtggcaactatagaggaataaagttgatgagccacacaatgaagttatgggaaagagtagtggaggctagactcaggacagaagtgagtatttgcgagcaacagtatggtttcatgcctagaaagagtaccacagatgcattatttgccttgaggatgttgatggaaaagtacagagaaggtcagaaggagctacattgtgtctttgtaactctagagaaagcctatgacagagtacccagagaggaactgtggtactgcatgcggaagtctggagtggcagagaagtatgttagaataatacaggacatgtacgagggcagcagaacagcggtgaggtgtgctgtaggtgtgacagaagaatttaaggtggacgtgggactgcatcagggatcagccctgagccccttcctttttgcagtggtgatggataggctgacagatgaggttagactggaatccccgtggaccatgatgtttgcagatgacattgtgatctgcagtgaaagcagggagcagctggaggaacagttagaaagatggaggcatgcactggaaagaagaggaatgaagattagccgaagtaaaacagaatatatgtgcatgaatgagaggggtggtgggggaagaatgaggctacagggagaagagatggcaaaggtagaggactttaaatacttggggtcaaccgtccagggcaatggtgagtgtggtcaggaagtgaaga